The candidate division KSB1 bacterium genome window below encodes:
- a CDS encoding threonine synthase, producing the protein MISHFTHLECTRCGKTEPTDKLLNLCTCGGPFFARYDLAAIRQSWPRGALKDAPSNLWRYAPILPVQHAENRLTLGEGWTPLLETPRLRRILGLPNLWIKDESSNATASFKARGLCLAISRAKELGVKKVAIPSAGNAGSATAAYAAAAGIPAFVFMPQDVPQPFQDECDFYGAKLELVDGLITDCAKKVAAGKEKEGWFDVSTLKEPYRVEGKKTMGYELAEQFDWDLPDVIIYPTGGGTGLIGLWKAFDEMEQLGWIGKKRPAMVSIQSTGCAPIIRAFDQGLDHAPEWENAQTLAAGLRVPRAVGDFLMLRAIRESRGTAVAVPEEQIAAETYECSQLTGIFFCPEGAAAVFAAKMLAEAGWLKPQHRVVIFNTGSGLKYAESCRRAL; encoded by the coding sequence ATGATATCACATTTCACCCACCTGGAATGCACGCGCTGCGGCAAAACCGAGCCGACGGATAAGCTGCTGAATCTGTGCACTTGCGGCGGCCCTTTCTTCGCGCGCTATGACTTGGCGGCGATTCGCCAAAGTTGGCCGCGTGGCGCTTTAAAAGATGCGCCATCAAATCTCTGGCGCTATGCGCCGATCTTGCCCGTGCAACATGCAGAAAATCGCTTGACACTCGGCGAAGGTTGGACGCCGTTGCTGGAGACGCCGCGTTTGCGCCGAATTCTCGGCTTGCCGAATTTGTGGATTAAAGACGAATCGTCCAATGCCACCGCCTCATTCAAAGCGCGCGGTTTGTGTTTGGCCATTTCGCGCGCCAAAGAGCTTGGCGTGAAAAAAGTGGCGATTCCCTCCGCCGGCAATGCCGGCAGCGCCACGGCAGCTTACGCCGCTGCCGCGGGAATTCCGGCGTTTGTTTTCATGCCGCAAGACGTGCCGCAGCCGTTTCAAGACGAATGCGACTTTTACGGCGCGAAACTCGAGCTGGTGGACGGCCTCATCACCGATTGCGCCAAAAAAGTTGCTGCCGGCAAAGAAAAAGAAGGCTGGTTCGACGTGTCGACGTTAAAAGAGCCGTATCGCGTCGAAGGCAAAAAAACCATGGGCTACGAGCTGGCCGAGCAATTCGATTGGGACTTGCCGGACGTCATCATCTATCCCACCGGCGGCGGCACCGGCCTGATCGGCTTATGGAAAGCCTTCGACGAGATGGAACAACTTGGTTGGATCGGGAAAAAACGCCCGGCCATGGTGTCGATTCAATCGACCGGCTGCGCGCCGATCATTCGCGCTTTCGATCAAGGCCTCGATCACGCGCCGGAATGGGAAAACGCGCAAACCCTCGCCGCCGGCTTGCGCGTGCCAAGAGCCGTCGGCGATTTTCTCATGCTGCGCGCGATTCGCGAAAGCCGCGGCACCGCGGTCGCCGTGCCCGAAGAACAAATCGCAGCGGAAACTTATGAATGCAGCCAATTGACCGGCATCTTCTTCTGCCCCGAAGGCGCGGCGGCCGTTTTTGCGGCGAAAATGCTGGCCGAGGCCGGCTGGCTCAAACCGCAACACCGCGTCGTGATTTTCAACACCGGCTCGGGATTGAAATATGCCGAAAGCTGCCGCCGCGCATTGTAG